Proteins co-encoded in one Spirosoma endbachense genomic window:
- a CDS encoding sodium:solute symporter family protein, which translates to MNTTIDTAVIVIFSAFVLGIGMLFARTGRNLKSFFAGGEAVPWFIGGLSLFMSFFSAGTFVAWGSIAYKYGWVAITIQWTMCIGALVTGLYLAPRWKAAGALTAAEFIRERLGLTVQKVYIFIFTLVSIFIKGSVLYPVAKLVSSSLNLPIVPCTIGLGLFMIAYTAVGGLWAVMVTDILQFVVLSAAVFILLPLSLDKVGGFDGFTQAVPADFFSPLNGEYTIGFVLAFVLYHIAYIGGNWTFVQRYTSVDSPKSARKVAFLFAGLYLISPIIWMMPPMIYKAINPGLVGLDTENAYLKICQLVLPPGLLGLMLTGMYFSTSASANTALNVVSAVFTNDIYKGLINPKASDKQLIRVARGSSWVFGLGMIGIALLVPAAGGIVEVVLSISAISGGPLLAPPLWALFSKRLTSRATLWITSIGLAVNLFFKVLSPLLLGFKLSRSWETAIGMGIPLLLLLGYELWASSRTLVADEYYRYLVARQQKRDDAQSNEAQTELAAEAIEVKKQNRFGLQVIAGSLVFTALMLFGLSFLTVSGAGITAGIAVVILLAALIPWRAAGTVVKTTSSNAPIDRPVNEQI; encoded by the coding sequence TTGAATACAACCATTGATACTGCCGTCATCGTCATATTCTCGGCTTTTGTGCTGGGAATCGGGATGCTGTTTGCCCGGACGGGACGAAACCTGAAATCGTTTTTTGCGGGTGGAGAAGCCGTGCCGTGGTTCATTGGTGGATTGTCACTTTTCATGAGCTTTTTCTCAGCAGGCACTTTTGTTGCCTGGGGATCAATTGCATATAAATACGGCTGGGTCGCAATCACCATTCAGTGGACGATGTGCATTGGCGCGTTGGTAACGGGTTTGTACCTGGCTCCCCGCTGGAAAGCCGCCGGTGCCCTGACTGCTGCCGAGTTTATCCGCGAGCGGCTCGGCCTCACGGTTCAGAAAGTCTATATTTTTATTTTCACGCTGGTCAGTATTTTCATTAAAGGATCGGTACTGTATCCGGTGGCTAAACTGGTAAGCTCGTCCCTCAATCTGCCAATAGTGCCCTGTACCATTGGGCTGGGTCTGTTCATGATCGCCTACACCGCCGTGGGTGGGTTATGGGCGGTTATGGTTACCGATATTCTGCAATTTGTGGTGCTGTCTGCCGCAGTATTCATTCTGTTGCCATTGTCGTTGGATAAAGTGGGAGGTTTCGATGGCTTCACACAGGCCGTACCCGCCGACTTCTTTTCGCCCCTCAATGGTGAATACACCATCGGATTCGTGCTGGCCTTTGTGCTTTATCACATCGCTTACATCGGTGGGAACTGGACATTCGTACAACGCTACACGAGTGTAGACAGTCCAAAATCAGCGCGGAAAGTCGCCTTTCTGTTCGCCGGACTCTACCTCATCAGCCCGATTATCTGGATGATGCCGCCTATGATCTACAAAGCCATCAATCCGGGGCTGGTTGGTTTAGACACGGAAAACGCCTACCTGAAAATCTGCCAGCTTGTGTTACCGCCTGGTTTGCTCGGTCTGATGCTGACGGGTATGTATTTCTCGACCTCAGCAAGCGCCAATACGGCCCTGAATGTGGTTTCAGCTGTTTTTACGAATGACATTTATAAAGGCCTGATAAATCCGAAGGCATCTGACAAACAGCTGATTCGGGTAGCACGCGGGTCGTCGTGGGTGTTTGGTCTGGGCATGATCGGCATCGCGCTACTTGTTCCGGCAGCGGGCGGCATTGTTGAAGTGGTGCTCAGTATTTCGGCTATTTCGGGAGGGCCGCTGCTGGCTCCTCCCCTCTGGGCTTTGTTCTCTAAACGCCTGACTAGCCGCGCAACACTCTGGATCACCAGTATCGGCCTGGCCGTCAACTTATTCTTTAAAGTACTATCGCCTTTATTGCTGGGTTTCAAACTTTCAAGGTCATGGGAAACGGCCATTGGTATGGGGATACCTCTGTTGCTCTTGCTTGGTTACGAACTGTGGGCAAGCTCGCGGACCCTTGTAGCCGATGAATACTACCGCTATCTGGTGGCCCGACAACAAAAACGGGATGACGCGCAAAGTAATGAAGCACAAACGGAGTTAGCGGCAGAAGCCATTGAGGTAAAAAAACAGAATCGCTTTGGCTTACAGGTCATTGCAGGTTCGCTGGTGTTCACGGCCCTGATGCTGTTCGGCCTAAGCTTTCTGACCGTATCCGGCGCGGGCATTACAGCAGGCATTGCCGTAGTCATTTTGCTGGCTGCCCTGATTCCCTGGCGGGCTGCCGGTACTGTTGTTAAAACTACTTCCTCAAATGCGCCGATCGATAGGCCAGTTAACGAACAAATATAG
- a CDS encoding glycoside hydrolase family 2 protein has translation MAVFLLAGSAQGQYAIRDPKAIPLHGEWRFALDPAEAGESEQWFSNKIPVNGWDKVSVPHCFSVDPRYQFYTGTTWYRRTFGWQPSGKKRVLLHFDGVYYATTVWINNRKVGSHEGGYTPFSFDVTDYLTAGSENSLAISVNNNTWKPGSIPGAKDNGRPNDPFPGWMNYGGLIRPVYLTVEPEVYVENVKVEALPELVKGTATLTLKTRVRNTSGQAITPAIQYQVKQGNKTLVLKWKSATGTVGPNQTAVLEAEAPLKATDVDLWSVDKPTLYDLRVIAGTDTTTTHFGIRKVEVRNAQLLLNGQPIKVAGGNRVVDYPGLGSMEPDWLIEKDLRLMKEAGMEFHRLTHYTPSEAVYDWADRNGMLIISEAGNWQLTPKQMANDTIRRKFQHQFREMAERDWNHPSVIAYSVGNEYLSETPSGQSWTKDMIAYARTLDATRLYTFASMRLNILPKKPEDEASQYCDFVSTNSYGNHAKVLDHIHQLYPDKPILISEWGRRADTETGDAGQIADVEQVVREIRKRPYVIGASWWSFNDYQSRHQGTNPNGYRPWGLVGPERAKRPMYATYQREMAPVTVEKTSWTPGPEGVHTLTIRITARNDFPAYTLQGYQLKANDDSLDIPTLQPGQSVDLIVPVRGFDKTLHVTILKPTGFSILTQTIDLTNDTRTSNR, from the coding sequence ATGGCTGTTTTTTTGCTGGCGGGTTCAGCGCAAGGCCAATATGCAATCCGTGACCCGAAAGCAATTCCGCTACATGGGGAATGGCGGTTTGCACTCGATCCGGCTGAAGCTGGCGAATCAGAACAGTGGTTCTCCAATAAGATACCGGTCAATGGCTGGGATAAAGTCAGTGTGCCGCATTGCTTTTCGGTCGATCCACGGTATCAATTTTATACCGGCACGACCTGGTATCGGCGCACATTCGGTTGGCAACCATCGGGCAAAAAACGGGTTTTGCTGCATTTCGACGGGGTTTATTACGCAACCACGGTATGGATTAATAACCGTAAAGTCGGTTCACACGAAGGTGGCTATACCCCGTTTAGCTTCGATGTTACCGATTACCTGACGGCCGGTTCGGAAAACAGCCTGGCTATTTCGGTGAATAACAACACCTGGAAACCGGGCAGTATACCCGGAGCCAAAGACAATGGCCGCCCCAATGATCCTTTCCCAGGCTGGATGAATTACGGCGGTCTGATTCGGCCGGTTTACCTGACCGTCGAGCCGGAAGTCTACGTGGAGAACGTGAAAGTGGAAGCCTTGCCTGAGTTAGTCAAAGGAACAGCCACGCTCACCCTCAAAACCCGCGTTCGGAATACATCGGGGCAAGCGATTACACCTGCCATTCAGTATCAGGTTAAGCAGGGAAATAAAACGCTGGTGTTGAAATGGAAGAGTGCAACTGGCACTGTCGGTCCAAATCAAACGGCCGTGCTGGAAGCCGAAGCGCCCCTAAAAGCCACTGATGTGGATTTATGGAGTGTTGACAAACCGACACTCTACGATCTACGAGTTATTGCCGGGACCGATACGACCACTACGCACTTTGGTATTCGGAAGGTTGAGGTTCGAAATGCGCAGCTGTTGCTCAATGGCCAGCCTATTAAAGTAGCGGGTGGCAATCGGGTTGTCGATTATCCGGGACTCGGCTCAATGGAACCCGACTGGCTGATCGAGAAGGATCTGCGGCTGATGAAGGAAGCAGGCATGGAATTTCACCGCCTGACGCATTATACCCCCAGCGAGGCCGTTTACGACTGGGCCGACCGAAATGGTATGCTGATTATTTCGGAAGCGGGTAACTGGCAGCTTACCCCAAAGCAGATGGCAAACGATACGATCCGCCGAAAATTCCAGCATCAGTTCCGGGAAATGGCCGAGCGCGACTGGAATCACCCCAGCGTAATCGCTTATAGCGTTGGCAATGAATACCTGTCCGAAACGCCTTCGGGACAAAGCTGGACGAAAGACATGATTGCCTACGCCCGCACCCTCGACGCCACCCGGCTCTACACATTTGCATCGATGCGGTTAAACATACTGCCGAAAAAGCCGGAAGATGAAGCCAGTCAGTATTGTGATTTTGTTTCAACAAATTCCTACGGCAATCATGCCAAAGTACTGGATCACATTCACCAACTCTACCCCGACAAACCCATCCTGATCAGCGAATGGGGTCGTCGGGCCGACACCGAAACGGGCGATGCCGGGCAGATTGCCGACGTGGAGCAGGTTGTTCGGGAAATCAGGAAGCGGCCCTACGTAATCGGCGCGTCGTGGTGGTCATTCAATGATTATCAAAGTCGGCATCAGGGCACCAATCCCAACGGCTACCGTCCGTGGGGGCTTGTCGGGCCAGAACGGGCAAAACGACCGATGTACGCGACCTATCAGCGCGAAATGGCACCCGTAACCGTCGAAAAAACAAGCTGGACTCCTGGGCCAGAAGGCGTTCATACGCTTACCATCCGGATAACGGCCCGTAACGATTTTCCGGCCTATACCCTTCAGGGCTACCAGCTAAAAGCCAACGATGACAGCCTTGACATACCAACTCTGCAACCGGGTCAAAGCGTTGACCTCATTGTTCCCGTTCGTGGGTTTGACAAAACCCTTCATGTAACCATCCTGAAACCGACGGGCTTTTCAATTCTTACTCAAACGATTGATCTAACGAATGATACGCGAACAAGCAACCGATAA
- a CDS encoding FAD-dependent oxidoreductase: MIREQATDKRTLKTIRHDADLIVVGGGLSGVCCAITAARAGIRVVLVQDRPVLGGNASSEVRLWVLGATSHMGNNNRWAREGGVIDELLLENWYRNPEGNPLIFDTILLEKVIGESNITLLLNTAVYEVEKSTPDTISELKAFCSQNSTLYELVAPLFCDASGDGIVGFQAGAAFRMGAESQEEFGEKFAPSAEYGELLGHSMYFYTKDTGRPVRFVPPSYALDDITKIPRYRRFNTQEYGCQLWWIEYGGRLDTVHDTEKIKWELWKVVYGVWNYIKNSGQFPEAETLTLEWVGHIPGKRESRRFEGDYILRQQDVVEQREHVDAVAFGGWSIDLHPADGVFSEKPGCNQWHSKGIYQIPYRSLYSRNINNLFLAGRLISASHVAFGSSRVMGTSAYVAQAVGMAAALCTRDGLKPRDLVDRPERQYIASLQNELLKIGQYIPGLRLHDDQDLAQQAQLSASSELVLSSFPPDGSLVTLAQPSAQMLPIPAGPVPHLTAYVTADQDTTLTVELRRSSKPGNHTPDVTLQRLTISVRKGKQEVDLPFDAALNQAGYVFVCFLKNEHIRLQYSQLRATGIVSVFNKSNPAVSNYGKQEPTDDIGVETFEFWCPERRPKGHNIALQIEPGIRLFTAENVRNGLQRPTNQPNAWVAAPTDPNPTLTLSWANRKQISRVELFFDSDFDHPLESVIMVHPETASPFCVQEYVLCNDRNERIFHQTENHQSRNVIRFEQTLDTSSLTIHLKAMNGNAPAALLEIRVYE, from the coding sequence ATGATACGCGAACAAGCAACCGATAAACGAACCTTAAAAACCATCCGACATGACGCCGATCTGATTGTAGTTGGCGGGGGCTTATCGGGTGTCTGTTGTGCCATCACAGCAGCTCGGGCAGGCATTCGCGTCGTGCTGGTGCAGGACCGGCCTGTGCTCGGCGGTAACGCATCGAGCGAAGTACGGCTGTGGGTTCTGGGCGCAACTTCACACATGGGCAACAACAATCGATGGGCCCGCGAAGGCGGTGTCATCGACGAATTACTACTCGAAAACTGGTACCGAAATCCGGAAGGAAATCCGCTGATTTTCGATACGATTCTGCTCGAAAAAGTAATTGGCGAGTCAAATATCACCCTGTTACTGAATACGGCGGTGTATGAGGTAGAGAAATCGACGCCCGATACCATCAGCGAACTAAAAGCTTTCTGCAGCCAGAATAGCACGCTATATGAGCTGGTAGCTCCTTTGTTCTGCGATGCTTCCGGCGACGGAATAGTAGGCTTTCAGGCGGGCGCAGCCTTCCGGATGGGAGCCGAATCGCAGGAAGAGTTTGGCGAAAAGTTCGCCCCTTCGGCCGAATACGGCGAGTTGCTGGGCCATTCGATGTACTTCTACACGAAAGATACGGGGCGTCCGGTTCGCTTTGTTCCACCGTCTTATGCACTGGACGACATTACCAAAATTCCTCGCTATCGTCGGTTCAATACCCAGGAATACGGTTGTCAATTGTGGTGGATCGAGTATGGTGGCCGCCTGGACACCGTTCACGATACCGAAAAAATCAAATGGGAATTATGGAAGGTTGTCTATGGCGTCTGGAACTACATCAAAAATTCGGGGCAGTTCCCGGAAGCCGAAACGCTAACGCTGGAATGGGTCGGTCATATTCCGGGTAAGCGCGAAAGCCGCCGGTTTGAGGGGGATTATATTCTTCGCCAGCAGGATGTTGTTGAACAACGCGAACATGTCGACGCCGTGGCTTTCGGCGGCTGGAGTATCGATTTACACCCGGCCGATGGTGTATTTAGCGAAAAGCCCGGCTGTAACCAATGGCATAGCAAAGGGATTTATCAGATTCCCTATCGCAGTCTCTATTCCCGTAATATCAACAACCTGTTTCTGGCTGGTCGCCTGATCAGTGCCTCGCACGTTGCCTTTGGATCGTCGCGCGTGATGGGCACCAGTGCCTATGTAGCGCAAGCCGTCGGTATGGCTGCTGCCCTATGTACACGCGATGGGTTAAAACCCCGTGATCTCGTCGACAGGCCAGAGCGGCAATACATTGCGTCTTTACAGAACGAACTGCTAAAAATTGGCCAGTACATACCCGGTCTCCGGCTGCATGACGATCAGGACTTAGCCCAACAGGCGCAACTATCGGCATCCAGCGAACTTGTTTTGAGCAGCTTTCCGCCCGATGGCTCACTCGTTACACTGGCGCAACCATCGGCACAGATGCTGCCGATTCCGGCAGGGCCCGTACCTCATTTGACGGCCTATGTGACGGCTGATCAGGATACAACCCTTACGGTAGAACTACGTCGAAGTAGCAAACCCGGTAATCATACGCCCGATGTAACGCTGCAAAGACTGACAATTTCCGTACGAAAAGGGAAGCAGGAAGTCGATTTGCCATTTGATGCAGCGCTGAACCAGGCGGGTTATGTATTCGTGTGTTTCTTAAAAAATGAACACATCCGACTCCAGTACAGCCAATTGAGAGCGACCGGTATAGTATCGGTGTTTAACAAGAGCAATCCGGCGGTGTCAAATTATGGCAAGCAGGAACCAACCGACGACATTGGTGTCGAAACGTTTGAATTCTGGTGCCCGGAACGCCGTCCTAAAGGGCATAATATTGCCTTACAGATTGAACCCGGCATCCGGCTGTTTACGGCTGAAAACGTGCGAAATGGCCTTCAGCGTCCCACGAACCAGCCTAATGCCTGGGTAGCGGCTCCGACTGATCCCAATCCAACGTTAACGCTGAGTTGGGCCAACCGGAAGCAAATTAGTCGGGTCGAGTTATTTTTCGATTCGGATTTTGACCATCCGCTCGAATCGGTTATTATGGTACACCCCGAAACAGCGTCACCCTTTTGCGTTCAGGAATATGTGCTTTGTAATGATCGTAATGAACGCATTTTTCACCAAACCGAAAACCACCAGAGCCGGAACGTTATCCGGTTCGAGCAAACACTTGATACAAGTAGCCTGACAATCCATTTGAAAGCCATGAACGGCAATGCACCAGCCGCTTTACTGGAAATCAGGGTTTATGAGTGA
- a CDS encoding SDR family NAD(P)-dependent oxidoreductase gives MEQVQENTNVQQAVNPTVHTIFSLEGKLALITGGGSGIGFDIARCMVVAGASVVITGRREQPLQEAVGLLAESRTGAQAYYKVNDVTARGSLDGLVEEIEAAHGPIDILVNNAGINMKKPALEVTDEDFDRIVHTNLNSVFSLTRACAQRMMARKRGSIIMISSMAAYYGLDRVVAYAASKSAVEGMVKVLASEFSGNGVRVNAIAPGFIETAMSKTAMGGDPDRFARAMRRTPMGKFGKPDDIGWAAVYLASEAAKYVTGVSLPVDGGNSIGF, from the coding sequence ATGGAACAAGTGCAAGAGAATACGAACGTGCAGCAGGCAGTCAATCCAACGGTTCATACCATTTTTTCGCTCGAAGGCAAACTCGCGCTCATTACGGGTGGGGGGAGTGGAATTGGCTTTGACATAGCCCGTTGTATGGTGGTGGCCGGGGCCAGTGTTGTCATCACAGGTCGTCGGGAGCAGCCCCTACAGGAAGCAGTTGGACTGCTTGCCGAAAGCCGCACCGGTGCTCAGGCCTATTACAAGGTGAACGATGTAACAGCAAGGGGATCGCTGGATGGCCTGGTAGAGGAAATTGAAGCCGCACACGGTCCCATTGATATTCTGGTCAATAATGCCGGTATCAACATGAAAAAACCGGCCCTTGAAGTAACCGACGAAGATTTCGACCGTATTGTTCACACAAACCTGAACTCCGTCTTCAGCCTGACCCGTGCCTGTGCGCAACGCATGATGGCGCGTAAACGTGGTTCGATCATCATGATTTCGTCGATGGCCGCCTATTATGGACTTGACAGGGTGGTAGCGTATGCCGCTTCCAAGTCGGCGGTTGAGGGCATGGTTAAAGTGCTGGCGTCGGAGTTTTCGGGCAATGGCGTTCGCGTCAATGCGATTGCCCCCGGATTTATTGAGACAGCGATGAGCAAAACAGCAATGGGCGGAGATCCCGACCGGTTTGCCCGCGCCATGCGTCGGACACCGATGGGGAAATTTGGCAAACCCGATGATATCGGTTGGGCCGCTGTTTATCTGGCTTCGGAAGCCGCCAAATATGTCACTGGCGTATCACTGCCCGTTGATGGGGGTAACTCAATTGGGTTCTAG
- a CDS encoding ThuA domain-containing protein: MTKRYVLTLLLVLVATSVGWSLDDQVNWKKVRVLVYTKNGKGYVHDNIPNAVQCIQKLGQQHGFKVDVSDQPAVFTEENLKQYTALIFPSTNNDVFDTDAQRLAFRRYIEAGGGFVGIHSVIGTERNWLWFKRMLGGTFAWHPHFQKLKLNIIDTNHPSMQGLPKVWEKGDECYFSKEMSPGPTVVMVHDLTALNPQDQEEKDKIIANRGSYTELYPAAWYYNFDGGYTWCTALGHDKKDYEDPTFTQHIFQGVRFVVGQVRKIDFSKAYADSRDTPIK; encoded by the coding sequence ATGACGAAACGATACGTACTTACCCTGCTTTTAGTCCTGGTTGCCACGAGTGTCGGCTGGTCATTGGACGATCAGGTGAACTGGAAGAAAGTCCGGGTGCTGGTCTACACAAAAAATGGGAAAGGATATGTTCACGATAACATCCCCAATGCCGTTCAGTGTATTCAGAAACTTGGGCAGCAGCACGGATTCAAGGTTGATGTGTCAGATCAGCCAGCGGTCTTCACCGAAGAAAATCTGAAGCAATATACAGCCCTGATTTTCCCAAGTACCAACAACGATGTATTCGATACCGATGCGCAACGGCTGGCATTTCGACGGTATATTGAGGCTGGTGGCGGGTTTGTTGGCATTCATTCTGTCATAGGGACCGAGCGTAACTGGCTCTGGTTTAAGCGAATGCTTGGTGGAACGTTTGCCTGGCATCCTCATTTCCAGAAACTCAAACTCAATATTATCGACACGAACCATCCGTCCATGCAGGGATTGCCCAAGGTTTGGGAGAAAGGGGATGAGTGTTATTTCTCGAAAGAAATGTCGCCAGGGCCAACCGTCGTAATGGTACATGATCTGACCGCACTGAATCCACAAGACCAGGAAGAAAAAGACAAGATAATCGCCAATCGGGGGTCATACACCGAGCTCTATCCGGCGGCCTGGTATTACAATTTCGATGGAGGATATACCTGGTGTACGGCGCTTGGTCATGATAAAAAAGACTATGAAGACCCTACGTTTACCCAGCACATTTTTCAGGGAGTCCGTTTCGTGGTCGGGCAGGTCCGGAAAATCGATTTCAGTAAAGCCTACGCCGATTCGAGGGATACACCGATAAAATAG
- a CDS encoding Gfo/Idh/MocA family protein, protein MNNPQDNRRKFLKESVATAAGLIMLPGLPGEVLTAPQRLVIENETKTPLAPKAGRIKFAVIGMNHGHIYGQVEATVRGGGELTSFYAKEPDLAAAFAKRYPQAKLAKSEQEILDDKSIQLVLSSGIPDERAPLGVRVMKAGKDYMADKPGITTLEQLAEVRRVQKETKRIYSIMYSERFENKATVKAGELVKAGAIGKVIQTIGLGPHRITPKSRPDWFFDRKRFGGIICDIGSHQFDQFLYFTGSSKADVVASQIGNTNHPQYPNFEDFGDVMLRGDGGVGYIRVDWFTPDGLKSWGDGRLTILGTEGFIEIRKNIDPGGREGGNHLFLTDNKETRYFDCSKETLPYGEQLVNDILNRTETAMTQEHCFLATELALKAQKQAQPIHLKSKS, encoded by the coding sequence ATGAACAACCCACAGGATAATCGACGCAAGTTTCTTAAAGAGTCCGTCGCAACGGCGGCTGGCCTGATCATGTTACCGGGCTTGCCTGGTGAGGTGTTGACTGCTCCTCAACGACTGGTCATCGAAAATGAAACGAAGACTCCGCTGGCTCCCAAAGCCGGACGGATTAAGTTCGCTGTTATTGGCATGAATCACGGCCATATTTACGGTCAGGTGGAAGCTACGGTTCGGGGTGGTGGCGAATTAACGTCATTCTACGCGAAAGAGCCTGATCTGGCGGCTGCGTTTGCCAAACGATACCCACAGGCCAAACTCGCCAAAAGCGAACAGGAAATTCTTGATGATAAGTCCATACAACTTGTTCTCAGTTCTGGTATTCCCGACGAACGGGCACCACTGGGTGTTCGGGTCATGAAGGCTGGTAAGGATTACATGGCCGATAAACCCGGTATCACAACCCTTGAACAACTGGCCGAAGTACGTCGCGTTCAGAAGGAAACGAAGCGTATCTACTCAATCATGTATAGTGAACGCTTCGAGAATAAGGCGACGGTTAAAGCCGGAGAGTTGGTTAAGGCGGGCGCAATTGGCAAAGTAATCCAGACAATTGGCCTGGGGCCGCACCGCATAACGCCCAAGTCGCGTCCGGATTGGTTCTTCGATCGGAAGCGGTTCGGTGGCATTATCTGCGACATTGGTTCGCACCAGTTCGATCAGTTTCTCTACTTTACCGGTTCTTCCAAAGCCGATGTGGTTGCGTCGCAGATTGGCAATACGAACCATCCGCAATACCCAAACTTCGAAGATTTCGGCGATGTGATGCTGCGTGGTGATGGCGGTGTGGGCTACATTCGGGTCGACTGGTTTACGCCGGATGGGTTGAAATCCTGGGGTGATGGTCGCCTGACAATTCTTGGTACAGAAGGCTTCATCGAGATTCGTAAGAACATTGATCCGGGTGGGCGCGAAGGCGGAAACCACCTGTTTCTGACGGATAATAAAGAAACCCGCTACTTCGATTGTAGCAAAGAGACACTGCCCTACGGCGAACAACTCGTGAACGACATCCTGAATCGTACCGAAACCGCTATGACGCAGGAGCATTGTTTTCTGGCTACCGAGCTGGCACTTAAAGCCCAGAAGCAGGCGCAACCAATTCACCTGAAAAGTAAGAGTTAA
- a CDS encoding putative oxidoreductase C-terminal domain-containing protein: MKLLPTVGSLFMAALLAACQSSEKKAGQDSDDGMIRLITLDPGHFHAALVQKTMYDGVDSVVHVYASDGPDLQLYLDKIQGYNTRPDDPTHWKEKVYKGADFLDKMIADRAGNVVVMAGNNRLKTDYIQKTVDAGFNVLADKPMVISSSNFGQLKDAFATAEKNKVLLYDIMTERYEISTMLQRAFSMQADVFGTLEKGTPDNPSVTKESVHHFYKNVSGSILTRPAWFMDVAQQGEGIVDVTTHLVDLVQWECFPEQTIDYQKDINLKSARRWTTDMSLSQFKAITKLDAFPDYLKKDVVKDSILRVYSNGEINYQLRGVHAKVSVTWAYKAPEGAGDTHYSIMRGTKANLIIRQGAEQQYKPTLYIEPIKGNTALDASLKTALPTIQKEFPGVELKKIAKGWEVVIPEKYKEGHEAHFGRVTQKYLQYLKEGKMPAWEVPNMLAKYYTTTQALELAKKSKSK; this comes from the coding sequence ATGAAGTTATTGCCCACTGTTGGTAGCCTGTTTATGGCCGCACTACTTGCCGCCTGTCAATCGTCGGAGAAAAAAGCCGGACAAGATTCTGATGATGGTATGATTCGCCTGATCACGTTAGACCCCGGTCATTTTCATGCGGCTCTGGTGCAGAAAACGATGTATGACGGCGTGGATTCGGTCGTGCATGTGTATGCGTCCGACGGACCCGATTTGCAACTGTATCTGGATAAAATTCAGGGCTACAATACCCGCCCCGACGATCCGACCCATTGGAAAGAAAAAGTCTATAAAGGCGCGGATTTCCTGGACAAAATGATAGCTGATCGGGCCGGGAATGTAGTGGTGATGGCTGGAAACAACCGCCTGAAAACAGATTACATCCAGAAAACGGTTGACGCTGGATTTAATGTACTGGCCGATAAACCAATGGTTATCAGTTCGTCGAATTTTGGCCAATTGAAAGATGCTTTCGCTACGGCGGAGAAAAATAAGGTGTTGCTCTATGACATCATGACGGAACGGTACGAAATATCGACCATGTTACAGCGGGCCTTTTCGATGCAGGCCGACGTGTTCGGAACACTGGAAAAAGGGACGCCCGACAATCCATCCGTTACGAAAGAGAGTGTTCACCATTTCTATAAAAATGTGTCGGGAAGCATCCTCACGCGCCCGGCCTGGTTTATGGACGTTGCGCAGCAGGGCGAAGGAATTGTCGATGTAACGACTCACCTGGTCGATCTTGTTCAGTGGGAATGTTTTCCCGAACAAACCATTGACTATCAAAAAGATATTAACCTTAAGTCGGCCCGGCGATGGACGACGGATATGAGCCTTAGTCAATTTAAGGCTATAACAAAACTGGATGCTTTTCCAGATTACCTCAAAAAAGATGTCGTAAAAGACAGCATCCTGCGCGTATACAGCAACGGTGAGATTAACTATCAGCTCCGGGGTGTGCATGCAAAAGTATCGGTTACCTGGGCCTATAAAGCACCGGAAGGAGCAGGCGACACCCACTACTCGATTATGCGCGGAACGAAAGCCAACCTGATCATTCGACAGGGAGCTGAGCAACAGTATAAGCCAACGCTGTATATCGAGCCGATCAAAGGAAACACAGCCCTCGATGCCTCGCTGAAAACTGCTCTGCCGACCATTCAAAAGGAGTTTCCGGGTGTCGAACTAAAGAAAATAGCAAAAGGCTGGGAAGTCGTCATTCCCGAAAAATACAAGGAAGGTCACGAGGCCCATTTTGGTCGGGTAACGCAGAAATACCTGCAATACCTGAAAGAAGGCAAGATGCCTGCCTGGGAGGTCCCCAACATGCTGGCTAAATATTACACCACAACGCAAGCGCTGGAACTGGCGAAAAAATCAAAGAGCAAATGA